From Alphaproteobacteria bacterium:
TCATGCATGCTTCGAAGATGCGCTTGAGCGTAGGACGGCGCGTTAGGGGATCCTTATCGAAGCGCATGGCATTAAAGAGTTGCGGGATAAGGCAGATGTCGGCGAGGCCCGGAATGTCCCCGTGGCAGAACTTCCCCGTCTGCCGCTCCCGACCGAGCCTGACCTCGAGCGAGTCGAGGCCAAGATCGATCCAATGCCGGTACCACGTGGCCATCCCCTCCTCGCTCACCTTCAAGTCATTCGTGAGATATCTGAGGACACGCGCATTGTTGATTGGATGAATGTCGCACGCGACCACCTGCGCAAGCGAGCGAACGCGTGCACGGGCAGCAGGCGTTGCAGGCAAAAAGGGCGGCGTCGGATGCGTCTCGTCGAGATATTCCATGATCGCGAGGGACTGACTGACTGTCACTTTGTCGTCAGCGAGCAATGGCACAAGACCTTCGGGGTTGAGCTTTAGATAATCGGGCGAGCGCTGTTCCGCTTTGCGAAGATGCACAAAGACCGGTTCATATGTAAGCCCCTTGAGATTGAGAGCGATGCGCGTGCGAAACGCGGCCGAGGAACGAAAAAAGGTATAAAGCTTCAGCATTGGGGTCTCCTCATCGGACGCTCTCGCCGCAGGGCTCCGCGCACGGCCGTTATTGGCAGC
This genomic window contains:
- the maiA gene encoding maleylacetoacetate isomerase; amino-acid sequence: MKLYTFFRSSAAFRTRIALNLKGLTYEPVFVHLRKAEQRSPDYLKLNPEGLVPLLADDKVTVSQSLAIMEYLDETHPTPPFLPATPAARARVRSLAQVVACDIHPINNARVLRYLTNDLKVSEEGMATWYRHWIDLGLDSLEVRLGRERQTGKFCHGDIPGLADICLIPQLFNAMRFDKDPLTRRPTLKRIFEACMILEAFDRAQPEKQPDAES